In the Vibrio hippocampi genome, GAATGTCTCGGCTCAGTACTTTTTCGATACCACAGAAAGTGAAGCAGTTGAATGGCTTGCCAAAGTTGAGTATCAATCGGATTGTTGGTATGTGGGCATAGACTATAGCCGCGAACTCACCGGATGGTCTTCGGGTGAGGTCGGTGTCGGATCGGCTGAATTCGATGACAACGTTAGCCTGAACTTCGGTATCACGGGTCTTGGCGGTAACTCGCGTGCCCCAGAGCCACCAAGTGGCAATGCTTTGTCATACGGCAGACCGTTTATTCTCAATAACTAGCGACTTTTGATCGCTCGTTTACTCCGGAACCGCTATTTACTTCGGTATAGCAACTTACTCCGGAACAGCTAATAGCATCCGACCGCGTAACATTCGGAACTTTATACACTTTCCAGACTCTTAGTTTGGGAAGTGTACATTAGGAATATCAATGAAATTTTTAACCAAATTATTTTCAACCCTTCTTCTGTCGGCAACGACCCTACACGCAATGGCTGCGCCTCAAGAACTTGACCGCGTCCGAGTGATTGTCAACGACGGGGTAATTTTGCAAAGTGAGATCGACATGGAAACTCAGTCTCTCATTGCCAGTGCTAGCCAAAGTGGTCAATCTTTGCCTGGTGCTAGCGTATTGCAAGAGCAGATCTTAGATAAGTTGATTGTCGAAAAAATCCAATTACAAGAAGCGGAACGTGTCGGTATCCGAATCGATGACAATCGCTTAGCCAGCACTCTGCAAGAAATCGCGAAAAACAATCAGAAGTCTCTAGAACAATTTCGCCAACATGTCGAATCACAAGGTCTCTCTTGGCAGAGTTTCCGTGAACAAATTCGCGACGAAGTGGCTCAAAGCGAAGTCCGTAACGCGCTCGTTAGACAACGCATCAATATCCTTCCTGCGGAAGTCGATAACCTAGCGGATATTTTAGCTCAGGAAAGTGGCGCAACCATTACTTATAAAATTGCCCACATTCAATTGAGATTCAATGAGGATGAAGACAAATCCATCATTGAACAGCAAGCTAATGAACTTACTCAGCGCTTAAAGCAAGGTGAAGACTTTGCCACGATGGCGATTACCTATTCCAAAGGACCTAAAGCACTCGAAGGCGGTGATTGGGGTTGGATGCGTAAAGAAGAGATGCCTACCATCTTTGCCGATCAAATCGCTCTGCAATCGAAAGGCGAAATCATTGGTCCTTTCCGCAGTGGTATTGGTTTTCATATCCTAAAAATTGAGGATGTGAAAGGTCTAGAAACAGTTTCCGTCACTGAAGTGAACGCTCGCCATATTCTTATCAAACCAACCGTCATTTTAAGTGATACTGGCGTGCAAAGAGAACTGACGAAAATAACTCAACGAATCCAATCTGGTGAAGTGACCTTTGCTGATATGGCAGAACAATATAGCCAAGATCCGGGCTCGGCAGTGCAAGGCGGTAAGCTCGGCTATCAGACCCCTGAGCTGTACGTTCCTGAATTTAAGCATCAAGTTGAAACGCTGCCTGTTGGTGTCATCAGTCAACCTTTCAAAACCGTTCATGGCTGGCATATCGTTGAGGTACTTGACCGACGTGATGTGGATAAAACGGGCTCTGCTATGCAGAATCGCGCATACAGAATATTGTTCAATCGTAAGTTCAACGAAGAGGCAAGCGCTTGGTTACAAGAGCTAAGAGCCAGTGCCTTTGTTGAAATGGTTAATGATGACGAGTAAACCATGTCAGTAATTAAACGCATTATTGTCACCGCCGGTGAACCTGCTGGCATAGGTCCCGATCTCGCCGTCGCACTCTCGACTAGAGATTGGTCACATCAAGTGATCATCTGTGCCGACAAGCAAATGATTGCAGATCGCGCCAAGCAACTGAATATCGACGTTGAACTCATCGATTACCAACCCGATGTTAAGCAAGCTCATCAAAAGGGCCAACTGCTGGTATTGCATCACCCGCTTAAACAGCCCGCGGTTGCCGGTGAATTAAATGCGGAAAATGGTCAATATGTATTAAATACCCTAGAAATTGCCGCAAAAGGCTGTATGAGTGGTGAATTTGATGCTATTGTCACCGGCCCTGTACACAAGGGTGTAATCAACAAAGCCGGTGTTGCCTTTAGTGGTCATACTGAGTTCTTTGCTGAGGTATCAAACACGCCGCTTGTGGTGATGATGCTCGCTACGGAAGGCTTACGAACCGCACTGGTGACGACTCACCTCCCTCTATCAGAGGTGCCTTCTGCTATTACAGAAGATCGCGTTTCAAGTATTATTGATATACTGCATCACGACCTAGTGACTAAGTTTGCGATCCCACAACCAAAAATTTATGTTTGTGGTCTCAATCCTCACGCCGGAGAAGACGGTGTGCTTGGAATGGAAGAGATAGATACCATTACACCAACATTAGAAAAGCTGCGTACAGAAAAACAGTATAAGCTCATCGGCCCTCTTCCCGCCGATACTATTTTTAATCAAAAGTATTTAAGCGACGCTGATGCAGTCCTAGGGATGTACCATGATCAGGTACTACCGGTACTAAAATATAAAGGTTTTGGTCGTTCAGTTAATATCACTCTTGGACTACCCTTTATAAGAACGTCTGTCGACCATGGTACTGCCATCGACCTTGCTGGAACCGGCAACATCGACTTTGGTAGTTTTGAGACAGCATTAGCGTATGCCATTGACTTAGTAGAGAGTAAACAATGAGAAATGATGTCCACTTAGGACACAAGGCCAGAAAACGTTTTGGTCAGAACTTTCTAAACGACCCTTATATCATTGACGGTATCGTATCTTCGATTAACCCAAGACCGGGGCAAAATCTGGTTGAGATCGGTCCGGGTCTGGGCGCGATCACTGAACCTGTTGGTAAAGAAGTCGACAAATTTACCGTGATTGAACTCGATAGAGATCTTGCGGAGCGCCTGCGCACTCACCCAGATCTAGCGGATAAGCTCACGATTCATGAAGGTGATGCGATGCGCTTTGACTTCACCCAACTGGTGAAGCCAAACAACAAATTGCGTATTTTTGGTAACCTGCCTTATAACATCTCGACGCCATTGATGTTCCACCTGTTTGAATTCCATAAAGATATTCAAGACATGCACTTTATGTTGCAAAAAGAGGTGGTTAATCGACTGGCTGCGGGTCCTGGTAGCAAAGCGTATGGTCGCCTGACGGTTATGGCTCAGTACTATTGCAAAGTGGTACCTGTACTTGAAGTGCCTCCAACGGCATTTGTGCCGCCACCAAAAGTGGATTCTGCGGTAGTAAGACTGGTTCCTTATGAAACCCTACCTCACCCAGCAACGAGTCTAAATTGGTTAGAGCGAGTTTGCCGAGAAGGTTTTAACCAACGCAGAAAAACGGTTCGTAACTGTTACAAATCGCTGATGTCGACGGAAGAACTTGAGGCGTTAGGCGTTAACCCGGGCATGCGCCCTGAGAACCTAACTCTGCAACAATTTGTTGCTATGGCCAACTGGCTAGACGCAAACCATAAATAAGATTCCAGCCCAAAAGCTTGCTTTTGGGCTTTTTTTTATGCCAAATTACCACTAAACATTTCCAAGTGCCCATTAGTTTGGCTGTCTATAAAGGGTGTTCGCTGTTAGATAAAAGAGTGAGAATATTTATGCCTCCACCATGTGTTAAGTGTCAGGTACAGACTAAATATATCGCAGAGCAATCCGATCCAAACAACAAACGCTATGTGTTTGCCTACATGATTACCATTAAGAATCTCAGTCAACAAACCGTGCAACTCAAATCGCGACGCTGGTTGATTACCGATGCTAACGGCAAACAGATCAGTGTTGAAGGTGACGGCGTGGTCGGCGAACAGCCCATCATAGAGAAATGTGACGAGTACACTTACAATAGTGGGACAGCCATAGAAACACCGGTCGGTGTTATGCAGGGTCATTACGTCATGGTCAACGCTCAAGGTGAAGAGTTTATCGCTGATATTCCCCCTTTCCGTCTCGCTATCCCCAATATTCTCAATTAAATCCAAGGACTACAGTGGCAAATTACATTATAGGTGATATCCAAGGCTGCTTGGATGAGTTACAACTATTACTCTCAACAGCACAATTTGACGCAAAACAAGACACGCTTTGGTTTGCTGGGGATCTGGTGGCTCGAGGTCCCAAGTCACTTGAAACATTAAGGTTTATTAAATCTCTCGGCTTATCAGCTAGAGTCTGTCTCGGTAATCATGACCTGCACTTAATCGCCGTCTCTTTAGGGCTACATAAGGCAAAAGCCAAGGACAAAACTCAGCCAATACTTGATGCCGATGACCGTGAAGAGCTGCTTTATTGGCTTCGCCAACAACCTCTATTGCTAGAACATGATGAGTTTGTGGTTTGTCACGCGGGGATCTCCCCACAATGGTCACTGGATCAAGCGCGTGAATTCGCGAATCAAATTCAGACTCAATTGCAGGGCGAACACTGGCAACAATTGATCACCCAAATGTATAGCAATCAACCCGACTATTGGCACCCTAAACTCAGCGGTATTGAATTATGGCGCTATACCATTAATGCCTATACTCGAATGCGCTTTTGTCACACTGACGGTCATTTGGATATGGCGTGCAAACTTCCTCCAGAAGAAGTCGAACCAACGAGCCTAATACCGTGGTTTAAACATCCTCAGCGGCAAACTCTGGGTAAAACCGTCCTGTTTGGGCACTGGGCTGCGTTAGGTGGCTACGTCAGTGATGAATTTATCGGCTTAGACACGGGTTGCGTCTGGGGCGGTGAACTGACTATGATTCGTTGGGAAGATAAAAAGCTATTTGCTCAGCCCGCCATCAAAAACTAGCCTTAGATAAAGATAAAGATAAAGATAAAGATAAAGATAAAGATAAAGATAAAGATAAATAGCTAAAGATAAAATTAACGGCAGAGCTATGAATATCACAGCCTGCCGCTCTATCTTGCATCATCTCGATTGGATTAGCTTTTTTCTAACACCACAAAACGCATGTTGTAGGCATTCTTTTCATCCGCAGTAAAGTCTTGCTCAAAAACGGGTTGCCACTCATCGTCCCATGCTGGGAATTGCGTATCGCCGTCGACGGCGGCATCAATAAAGGTAAGATAAAGTTTATTGGCTAGAGGTAAACAGTGTGCGTAAAAGCTCCCTCCACCGATTATCATCACTTCTTCCACCTCTTTAACCCTCTGCAACGCTTGCTCAATTGAGGTGCAGGTTTCAACACCCTCAATGGTTAATTCTGGGTTTCGGGAAACAACAATGTTACGTCGTCCCGGCAATGGACGACCAATCGACTCATAAGTCTTACGTCCCATCACCACCGGTTTCCCCAAAGTGCATTGCTTAAACCAAGCGAAATCAGCGGGTAAGTGCCAAGGCATTTGGTTGTCTTTTCCGATAACGCGATCATCGGCCATGGCGGCTATCATACTGATAATCATTAAACTATTTCCTTTACTAAACGATGGGCTTGCGGCGGTAGAATAACAGCCCTGGCATCGCTAATCCAATCGCAAGACCCGCAATAATAAACATCGCTTTGAGGAAGTTTTCGATCAGGGTCGCCAATAATTCTGGTGTGTAACCAAGATGGTTTAACTCAACCATAGCAATCATCGCCTTAAACGCAAAAACGCCCGGAACCATCGGAATGAGGGCAGCCACCGTGTACACTTTCGGGTGCGCCAAAAAGCGATGTGACCAGTGAATACCGATCATACTCACCAAGGTTGCAGCAACAAAGGTCGCCCACTCTATCGGCATCCCAAAGTTCATCATCAAAAAGCGACTACCATGCCCGATTGCGCCGCCAATCGCACAATAGATCAGCGCTTTTTGCGGTACATTGAACACTAAAGCAAAGCCAATCGCCGGTACAGAGGCCAGTAGCATGTCATTTATCAAAGCAATGAGAAGATCGACGCCAATCGGTAACATTATATTATCCACCCAAACACATTAGTGACATTCATCGCAGCGACAATCCCTAAACAGGTCGCTAGTGTGAGTAAACTCGCCATAACAAAACGAGCAACGCCCATGTGAATATAGCCTTTGACCATGTCCGCAACGGAGTTAATCAGAGGAAAACCGGGTACCAACATCAGGACGGAAGAGGCCATAACAAGCTGTGGCTGAGCGCCAATCTGATAAATGACCGCTTGAGCAGAAACCAAAGTGGTGGTGAATGCAGTAACCGCAAAGTTTAGCAGGGGATTGAAGTGCCGATGACCTAGCTCTTGGCGAACCAGCATACCCGCCGATGATGCAAGAAATGTCATCATGAAAACACCAGCATCGCCACCCGCTAATCGACTAAAACAGGCACATGACAACCCAATCATCACCAAAACCAACCAGCGGTTATATCGCTCAGGACTGATTGCATCCATCTTTTTTTGCGCCATGCGGTAATCGAGAATGCCTTTCTCCATCATGATGCAAATTCGCTGAACCTGTGTCACTGCACGCATGTTCAACCCTTTATCAGGGCATTTTCTCGCCGTCGTAATACAGTGTTCTTTATAGAGTGTCGTCACCACAATCGAGTTGGCCGTGAGAGAGATCTCCACCTCGTCCATAC is a window encoding:
- a CDS encoding threonine/serine ThrE exporter family protein is translated as MDSKQRMVSRLIAQAGQLLLAHGAESTLVGDVSRRIGMAASMDEVEISLTANSIVVTTLYKEHCITTARKCPDKGLNMRAVTQVQRICIMMEKGILDYRMAQKKMDAISPERYNRWLVLVMIGLSCACFSRLAGGDAGVFMMTFLASSAGMLVRQELGHRHFNPLLNFAVTAFTTTLVSAQAVIYQIGAQPQLVMASSVLMLVPGFPLINSVADMVKGYIHMGVARFVMASLLTLATCLGIVAAMNVTNVFGWII
- a CDS encoding symmetrical bis(5'-nucleosyl)-tetraphosphatase; translation: MANYIIGDIQGCLDELQLLLSTAQFDAKQDTLWFAGDLVARGPKSLETLRFIKSLGLSARVCLGNHDLHLIAVSLGLHKAKAKDKTQPILDADDREELLYWLRQQPLLLEHDEFVVCHAGISPQWSLDQAREFANQIQTQLQGEHWQQLITQMYSNQPDYWHPKLSGIELWRYTINAYTRMRFCHTDGHLDMACKLPPEEVEPTSLIPWFKHPQRQTLGKTVLFGHWAALGGYVSDEFIGLDTGCVWGGELTMIRWEDKKLFAQPAIKN
- the apaG gene encoding Co2+/Mg2+ efflux protein ApaG, translating into MPPPCVKCQVQTKYIAEQSDPNNKRYVFAYMITIKNLSQQTVQLKSRRWLITDANGKQISVEGDGVVGEQPIIEKCDEYTYNSGTAIETPVGVMQGHYVMVNAQGEEFIADIPPFRLAIPNILN
- the pdxA gene encoding 4-hydroxythreonine-4-phosphate dehydrogenase PdxA yields the protein MSVIKRIIVTAGEPAGIGPDLAVALSTRDWSHQVIICADKQMIADRAKQLNIDVELIDYQPDVKQAHQKGQLLVLHHPLKQPAVAGELNAENGQYVLNTLEIAAKGCMSGEFDAIVTGPVHKGVINKAGVAFSGHTEFFAEVSNTPLVVMMLATEGLRTALVTTHLPLSEVPSAITEDRVSSIIDILHHDLVTKFAIPQPKIYVCGLNPHAGEDGVLGMEEIDTITPTLEKLRTEKQYKLIGPLPADTIFNQKYLSDADAVLGMYHDQVLPVLKYKGFGRSVNITLGLPFIRTSVDHGTAIDLAGTGNIDFGSFETALAYAIDLVESKQ
- the folA gene encoding type 3 dihydrofolate reductase — protein: MIISMIAAMADDRVIGKDNQMPWHLPADFAWFKQCTLGKPVVMGRKTYESIGRPLPGRRNIVVSRNPELTIEGVETCTSIEQALQRVKEVEEVMIIGGGSFYAHCLPLANKLYLTFIDAAVDGDTQFPAWDDEWQPVFEQDFTADEKNAYNMRFVVLEKS
- the rsmA gene encoding 16S rRNA (adenine(1518)-N(6)/adenine(1519)-N(6))-dimethyltransferase RsmA, with product MRNDVHLGHKARKRFGQNFLNDPYIIDGIVSSINPRPGQNLVEIGPGLGAITEPVGKEVDKFTVIELDRDLAERLRTHPDLADKLTIHEGDAMRFDFTQLVKPNNKLRIFGNLPYNISTPLMFHLFEFHKDIQDMHFMLQKEVVNRLAAGPGSKAYGRLTVMAQYYCKVVPVLEVPPTAFVPPPKVDSAVVRLVPYETLPHPATSLNWLERVCREGFNQRRKTVRNCYKSLMSTEELEALGVNPGMRPENLTLQQFVAMANWLDANHK
- a CDS encoding threonine/serine exporter family protein, yielding MLPIGVDLLIALINDMLLASVPAIGFALVFNVPQKALIYCAIGGAIGHGSRFLMMNFGMPIEWATFVAATLVSMIGIHWSHRFLAHPKVYTVAALIPMVPGVFAFKAMIAMVELNHLGYTPELLATLIENFLKAMFIIAGLAIGLAMPGLLFYRRKPIV
- the surA gene encoding peptidylprolyl isomerase SurA, whose protein sequence is MKFLTKLFSTLLLSATTLHAMAAPQELDRVRVIVNDGVILQSEIDMETQSLIASASQSGQSLPGASVLQEQILDKLIVEKIQLQEAERVGIRIDDNRLASTLQEIAKNNQKSLEQFRQHVESQGLSWQSFREQIRDEVAQSEVRNALVRQRINILPAEVDNLADILAQESGATITYKIAHIQLRFNEDEDKSIIEQQANELTQRLKQGEDFATMAITYSKGPKALEGGDWGWMRKEEMPTIFADQIALQSKGEIIGPFRSGIGFHILKIEDVKGLETVSVTEVNARHILIKPTVILSDTGVQRELTKITQRIQSGEVTFADMAEQYSQDPGSAVQGGKLGYQTPELYVPEFKHQVETLPVGVISQPFKTVHGWHIVEVLDRRDVDKTGSAMQNRAYRILFNRKFNEEASAWLQELRASAFVEMVNDDE